In the Ipomoea triloba cultivar NCNSP0323 chromosome 6, ASM357664v1 genome, one interval contains:
- the LOC116022383 gene encoding probable serine/threonine protein kinase IRE4 isoform X3, with protein MAEPSRGGGGGQLSSETGIPRGLNRIKTRRLEPQDRPSSRAVLDSSQSPSYGASRPHLKRNQRAAAAKTRVRISSPREGFCKGRKIAGWLSSYFFKESDRPVRVFEGYRKLKENDKEGLSRNVDKMKQNTTGMESSVAGRWSKPSKGFKSFSHELGPKGGIQSMHPRAHSYSDLKELLGSLHSRFDAAKEVVNTELGHFSLEVVEILQKNDPLPQNETKIAKGLLILSQECIQMTCLEFRSKCEAIVQDLTGKRQQCQTGLLKWLLTRMLFILTRCTRLLRFVKDSEPVDETSLTKFKECLNRIPSVKMNWVVDGGIADLDNGNILNVNSDGKSKFDAENHSCILPLKNQLGSKVLVHENGTALEREYMANHQTSPSQDCNFEQLHQTDGRSLCEPVNKYTHDSFQEQQQGSDDSNFVMCRICEELVPTIHLEPHSYICAYADKCESKSLDVDERLLKFAELLEQLLESRSSSIHALPEWTENPKLQTTNFATASEGYSPKISEWRMKGVDGMFEDLHEMDTAGIEDSPLTNFLNLKGHLSSKLNHCGPPSSTGSMTSASSTNTPRTVNFDFFWLDHNNLSELEDIQQIFDLSDIARSVASTDISEEGCHEFLIACMQDLQEILQCSKLKALVVDTFGGRIENLLREKYILACDLVGRKNDIRNPEHLNLPPDDTFVNSLKSTPIHSLHRERTSIDDFEIIKPISRGAFGRVFLARKRTTGDLFAIKVLKKLDLLRKNDIERILAERNILITVRNPFVVRFFYSFTSRDYLYLVMEYLNGGDLYSLLRKVGCLEEDVARIYIAELVLALDYLHSLGIVHRDLKPDNILISQDGHIKLTDFGLSKIGLMNSTDDLSGPNMKEVPPSVSNSQLNPDTLDKTQRSAVGTPDYLAPEILLGTEHGSAADWWSVGIILFELITGVPPFTAEHPEIIFDNILNKEIPWPSIPGEMSFEAQDLIDRLLVHDPSQRLGANGASEVKEHRFFKGVDWDNLALQKAAFVPQPDSIDDTSYFVSRYNSDGARDDDDYDDSTSVISEPFSNSSLEKMDECGDLTEFDASPLDLSLMNFSFKNLSQLASINHEMLVQSGKDSSRG; from the exons ATGGCGGAACCCAGtcgaggcggcggcggcggacaGCTCTCGTCGGAGACCGGGATCCCGAGAGGTTTGAACCGAATTAAAACCAGGCGTTTGGAGCCACAGGACCGCCCCAGTTCGAGAGCTGTCCTGGACTCCAGCCAGTCTCCCAGCTATGGAGCTTCGAGGCCTCATCTGAAGCGGAATCAGAGGGCGGCTGCTGCCAAAACGCGTGTTAGAATTAGTAGTCCTAGAGAAG GATTCTGTAAAGGAAGAAAGATAGCTGGTTGGTTGTCATCATACTTCTTTAAGGAGTCTGATCGGCCTGTAAGAGTTTTTGAAGGATACCGGAAATTGAAGGAAAATGACAAGGAGGGGCTTAGTAGGAATGTGGATAAAATGAAGCAGAATACAACTGGGATGGAATCTTCAGTAGCAGGAAGATGGAGTAAACCATCCAAAGGGTTCAAAAGCTTTTCACACGAACTAGGTCCAAAAGGTGGTATTCAATCTATGCATCCTCGGGCTCACAGCTATAGTGATCTGAAG GAGCTGTTAGGATCATTGCATTCAAGGTTTGATGCCGCAAAAGAAGTAGTGAATACAGAACTGGGTCATTTTTCACTGGAGGTCGTAGAAATCTTACAAAAGAATGATCCCTTACCCCAGAATGAAACAAAAATTGCTAAGGGACTTCTCATTCTTTCTCAAGAATGCATTCAGATGACATGCTTAGAATTTCGCAGCAAGTGTGAAGCAATTGTCCAAGATTTGACTGGCAAAAGACAACAATGTCAGACAGGATTACTGAAATGGCTTCTAACACGCatgctttttattttaacaCGATGTACGAGATTGTTGCGTTTTGTGAAGGATAGTGAACCAGTTGACGAGACATCTCTGACAAAGTTCAAAGAATGTTTAAATAGGATTCCTTCTGTTAAAATGAATTGGGTTGTGGATGGAGGGATTGCTGATTTAGATAATGGTAATATTTTGAATGTCAATTCAGATGGTAAATCCAAATTCGATGCAGAAAACCACTCATGTATTCTCCCTCTGAAAAATCAGCTTGGGTCTAAAGTACTTGTTCATGAGAATGGGACAGCTCTTGAAAGAGAGTATATGGCTAATCATCAAACTTCCCCTTCTCAAGATTGCAATTTTGAACAATTACACCAGACTGATGGCAGAAGTCTTTGTGAACCCGTGAACAAATATACTCATGATTCATTTCAGGAGCAGCAACAGGGTTCAGATGATTCTAATTTTGTTATGTGTAGAATATGTGAGGAACTAGTTCCCACTATTCATTTGGAGCCTCATTCTTATATATGCGCCTATGCAGACAAATGTGAATCAAAGTCTCTAGATGTCGATGAACGTCTTCTGAAATTTGCAGAGTTGCTGGAACAGCTCTTGGAGTCACGTAGTTCAAGCATTCATGCATTGCCTGAATGGACAGAAAATCCCAAGTTGCAGACTACAAATTTTGCTACTGCATCCGAAGGCTATTCACCAAAGATAAGCGAATGGCGAATGAAAGGTGTGGATGGAATGTTTGAGGATCTTCATGAAATGGACACTGCTGGCATAGAAGATTCTCCACTCACAAACTTCCTCAATTTGAAGGGACACTTGAGTTCAAAGCTCAACCATTGTGGTCCACCATCCTCAACTGGGAGCATGACTTCAGCATCCTCCACTAATACCCCTAGGACAGtaaattttgactttttttggCTAGACCATAACAATCTATCAGAGTTAGAGGATATTCAGCAG ATATTTGACCTTTCAGATATCGCCCGGAGTGTGGCAAGCACAGATATCTCAGAAGAAGGATGCCATGAATTTTTAATTGCTTGCATGCAAGACCTACAGGAAATTTTGCAATGTAGTAAGTTAAAAGCTTTAGTAGTGGATACATTTGGAGGAAGAATAGAGAACCTGCTGAG GGAAAAATACATACTTGCTTGTGATCTAGTGGGAAGGAAGAATGACATTAGAAATCCAGAACACCTCAATTTACCACCGGATGATACATTTGTGAATAGTTTGAAGTCAACTCCTATACATTCATTGCACAGAGAACGAACAAGCATTGATGACTTTGAGATTATTAAACCAATTAGCAGAGGTGCTTTTGGCAGAGTCTTTCTCGCCCGAAAGCGGACAACAGGGGATTTATTTGCAATTAAG GTTCTTAAGAAATTGGACTTGTTACGGAAGAATGATATTGAACGTATATTGGCCGAGCGTAACATATTAATTACTGTCCGAAACCCTTTTGTG GTTCGATTTTTCTATTCATTCACCAGTAGAGACTACCTTTATTTGGTTATGGAATATCTTAATGGAGGAGACTTGTATTCACTGCTCAGAAAAGTTGGTTGCCTTGAGGAAGATGTTGCTCGCATTTATATTGCAGAGCTG GTCCTTGCTCTGGATTACCTTCATTCTTTAGGGATAGTTCATCGTGATCTCAAGCCAGACAACATACTAATTTCACAAGATGGGCATATAAAG CTTACAGATTTTGGTTTGTCGAAAATCGGCCTTATGAACAGCACAGATGATTTATCAGGACCTAATATGAAGGAAGTACCACCTTCAGTTTCCAATAGCCAGCTCAATCCAGATACATTAGACAAAACCCAACGGTCAGCTGTTGGCACACCGGACTATTTAGCACCTGAAATCCTTCTTGGAACTGAACATG GCAGTGCAGCAGATTGGTGGTCGGTaggaattattttatttgaactcaTCACCGGTGTTCCACCTTTTACTGCTGAGCACCCAGAG ATAATATTTGACAATATCCTTAACAAGGAAATCCCCTGGCCATCTATTCCTGGCGAGATGTCCTTCGAGGCCCAAGACTTGATTGATAG GCTTCTTGTTCATGATCCAAGTCAGAGACTTGGAGCAAATGGGGCATCAGAG GTGAAAGAACATCGGTTCTTCAAGGGAGTTGATTGGGACAATTTAGCCTTGCAAAAG GCTGCTTTTGTACCGCAACCTGACAGCATAGATGACACTAGCTATTTCGTGTCGCGGTATAATTCAGATGGAGCACGAGATGATGACGATTATGATGATTCCACCTCAGTCATTTCTGAGCCATTCTCTAACTCAAGCCTTGAG aaGATGGATGAATGTGGTGATCTTACTGAGTTTGATGCTTCTCCTCTTGATCTGTCCTTGATGAATTTTTCTTTCAAG AATCTGTCCCAGTTGGCGTCTATCAACCACGAAATGCTCGTGCAAAGTGGAAAGGATTCATCAAG GGGATAA
- the LOC116022383 gene encoding probable serine/threonine protein kinase IRE4 isoform X2 has protein sequence MAEPSRGGGGGQLSSETGIPRGLNRIKTRRLEPQDRPSSRAVLDSSQSPSYGASRPHLKRNQRAAAAKTRVRISSPREGFCKGRKIAGWLSSYFFKESDRPVRVFEGYRKLKENDKEGLSRNVDKMKQNTTGMESSVAGRWSKPSKGFKSFSHELGPKGGIQSMHPRAHSYSDLKELLGSLHSRFDAAKEVVNTELGHFSLEVVEILQKNDPLPQNETKIAKGLLILSQECIQMTCLEFRSKCEAIVQDLTGKRQQCQTGLLKWLLTRMLFILTRCTRLLRFVKDSEPVDETSLTKFKECLNRIPSVKMNWVVDGGIADLDNGNILNVNSDGKSKFDAENHSCILPLKNQLGSKVLVHENGTALEREYMANHQTSPSQDCNFEQLHQTDGRSLCEPVNKYTHDSFQEQQQGSDDSNFVMCRICEELVPTIHLEPHSYICAYADKCESKSLDVDERLLKFAELLEQLLESRSSSIHALPEWTENPKLQTTNFATASEGYSPKISEWRMKGVDGMFEDLHEMDTAGIEDSPLTNFLNLKGHLSSKLNHCGPPSSTGSMTSASSTNTPRTVNFDFFWLDHNNLSELEDIQQIFDLSDIARSVASTDISEEGCHEFLIACMQDLQEILQCSKLKALVVDTFGGRIENLLREKYILACDLVGRKNDIRNPEHLNLPPDDTFVNSLKSTPIHSLHRERTSIDDFEIIKPISRGAFGRVFLARKRTTGDLFAIKVLKKLDLLRKNDIERILAERNILITVRNPFVVRFFYSFTSRDYLYLVMEYLNGGDLYSLLRKVGCLEEDVARIYIAELVLALDYLHSLGIVHRDLKPDNILISQDGHIKLTDFGLSKIGLMNSTDDLSGPNMKEVPPSVSNSQLNPDTLDKTQRSAVGTPDYLAPEILLGTEHGSAADWWSVGIILFELITGVPPFTAEHPEIIFDNILNKEIPWPSIPGEMSFEAQDLIDRLLVHDPSQRLGANGASEVKEHRFFKGVDWDNLALQKAAFVPQPDSIDDTSYFVSRYNSDGARDDDDYDDSTSVISEPFSNSSLEMDECGDLTEFDASPLDLSLMNFSFKNLSQLASINHEMLVQSGKDSSRSASPCKGSRV, from the exons ATGGCGGAACCCAGtcgaggcggcggcggcggacaGCTCTCGTCGGAGACCGGGATCCCGAGAGGTTTGAACCGAATTAAAACCAGGCGTTTGGAGCCACAGGACCGCCCCAGTTCGAGAGCTGTCCTGGACTCCAGCCAGTCTCCCAGCTATGGAGCTTCGAGGCCTCATCTGAAGCGGAATCAGAGGGCGGCTGCTGCCAAAACGCGTGTTAGAATTAGTAGTCCTAGAGAAG GATTCTGTAAAGGAAGAAAGATAGCTGGTTGGTTGTCATCATACTTCTTTAAGGAGTCTGATCGGCCTGTAAGAGTTTTTGAAGGATACCGGAAATTGAAGGAAAATGACAAGGAGGGGCTTAGTAGGAATGTGGATAAAATGAAGCAGAATACAACTGGGATGGAATCTTCAGTAGCAGGAAGATGGAGTAAACCATCCAAAGGGTTCAAAAGCTTTTCACACGAACTAGGTCCAAAAGGTGGTATTCAATCTATGCATCCTCGGGCTCACAGCTATAGTGATCTGAAG GAGCTGTTAGGATCATTGCATTCAAGGTTTGATGCCGCAAAAGAAGTAGTGAATACAGAACTGGGTCATTTTTCACTGGAGGTCGTAGAAATCTTACAAAAGAATGATCCCTTACCCCAGAATGAAACAAAAATTGCTAAGGGACTTCTCATTCTTTCTCAAGAATGCATTCAGATGACATGCTTAGAATTTCGCAGCAAGTGTGAAGCAATTGTCCAAGATTTGACTGGCAAAAGACAACAATGTCAGACAGGATTACTGAAATGGCTTCTAACACGCatgctttttattttaacaCGATGTACGAGATTGTTGCGTTTTGTGAAGGATAGTGAACCAGTTGACGAGACATCTCTGACAAAGTTCAAAGAATGTTTAAATAGGATTCCTTCTGTTAAAATGAATTGGGTTGTGGATGGAGGGATTGCTGATTTAGATAATGGTAATATTTTGAATGTCAATTCAGATGGTAAATCCAAATTCGATGCAGAAAACCACTCATGTATTCTCCCTCTGAAAAATCAGCTTGGGTCTAAAGTACTTGTTCATGAGAATGGGACAGCTCTTGAAAGAGAGTATATGGCTAATCATCAAACTTCCCCTTCTCAAGATTGCAATTTTGAACAATTACACCAGACTGATGGCAGAAGTCTTTGTGAACCCGTGAACAAATATACTCATGATTCATTTCAGGAGCAGCAACAGGGTTCAGATGATTCTAATTTTGTTATGTGTAGAATATGTGAGGAACTAGTTCCCACTATTCATTTGGAGCCTCATTCTTATATATGCGCCTATGCAGACAAATGTGAATCAAAGTCTCTAGATGTCGATGAACGTCTTCTGAAATTTGCAGAGTTGCTGGAACAGCTCTTGGAGTCACGTAGTTCAAGCATTCATGCATTGCCTGAATGGACAGAAAATCCCAAGTTGCAGACTACAAATTTTGCTACTGCATCCGAAGGCTATTCACCAAAGATAAGCGAATGGCGAATGAAAGGTGTGGATGGAATGTTTGAGGATCTTCATGAAATGGACACTGCTGGCATAGAAGATTCTCCACTCACAAACTTCCTCAATTTGAAGGGACACTTGAGTTCAAAGCTCAACCATTGTGGTCCACCATCCTCAACTGGGAGCATGACTTCAGCATCCTCCACTAATACCCCTAGGACAGtaaattttgactttttttggCTAGACCATAACAATCTATCAGAGTTAGAGGATATTCAGCAG ATATTTGACCTTTCAGATATCGCCCGGAGTGTGGCAAGCACAGATATCTCAGAAGAAGGATGCCATGAATTTTTAATTGCTTGCATGCAAGACCTACAGGAAATTTTGCAATGTAGTAAGTTAAAAGCTTTAGTAGTGGATACATTTGGAGGAAGAATAGAGAACCTGCTGAG GGAAAAATACATACTTGCTTGTGATCTAGTGGGAAGGAAGAATGACATTAGAAATCCAGAACACCTCAATTTACCACCGGATGATACATTTGTGAATAGTTTGAAGTCAACTCCTATACATTCATTGCACAGAGAACGAACAAGCATTGATGACTTTGAGATTATTAAACCAATTAGCAGAGGTGCTTTTGGCAGAGTCTTTCTCGCCCGAAAGCGGACAACAGGGGATTTATTTGCAATTAAG GTTCTTAAGAAATTGGACTTGTTACGGAAGAATGATATTGAACGTATATTGGCCGAGCGTAACATATTAATTACTGTCCGAAACCCTTTTGTG GTTCGATTTTTCTATTCATTCACCAGTAGAGACTACCTTTATTTGGTTATGGAATATCTTAATGGAGGAGACTTGTATTCACTGCTCAGAAAAGTTGGTTGCCTTGAGGAAGATGTTGCTCGCATTTATATTGCAGAGCTG GTCCTTGCTCTGGATTACCTTCATTCTTTAGGGATAGTTCATCGTGATCTCAAGCCAGACAACATACTAATTTCACAAGATGGGCATATAAAG CTTACAGATTTTGGTTTGTCGAAAATCGGCCTTATGAACAGCACAGATGATTTATCAGGACCTAATATGAAGGAAGTACCACCTTCAGTTTCCAATAGCCAGCTCAATCCAGATACATTAGACAAAACCCAACGGTCAGCTGTTGGCACACCGGACTATTTAGCACCTGAAATCCTTCTTGGAACTGAACATG GCAGTGCAGCAGATTGGTGGTCGGTaggaattattttatttgaactcaTCACCGGTGTTCCACCTTTTACTGCTGAGCACCCAGAG ATAATATTTGACAATATCCTTAACAAGGAAATCCCCTGGCCATCTATTCCTGGCGAGATGTCCTTCGAGGCCCAAGACTTGATTGATAG GCTTCTTGTTCATGATCCAAGTCAGAGACTTGGAGCAAATGGGGCATCAGAG GTGAAAGAACATCGGTTCTTCAAGGGAGTTGATTGGGACAATTTAGCCTTGCAAAAG GCTGCTTTTGTACCGCAACCTGACAGCATAGATGACACTAGCTATTTCGTGTCGCGGTATAATTCAGATGGAGCACGAGATGATGACGATTATGATGATTCCACCTCAGTCATTTCTGAGCCATTCTCTAACTCAAGCCTTGAG ATGGATGAATGTGGTGATCTTACTGAGTTTGATGCTTCTCCTCTTGATCTGTCCTTGATGAATTTTTCTTTCAAG AATCTGTCCCAGTTGGCGTCTATCAACCACGAAATGCTCGTGCAAAGTGGAAAGGATTCATCAAGGTCTGCCTCTCCTTGTAAAGGTTCTCGTGTATAA
- the LOC116022383 gene encoding probable serine/threonine protein kinase IRE4 isoform X1, translating to MAEPSRGGGGGQLSSETGIPRGLNRIKTRRLEPQDRPSSRAVLDSSQSPSYGASRPHLKRNQRAAAAKTRVRISSPREGFCKGRKIAGWLSSYFFKESDRPVRVFEGYRKLKENDKEGLSRNVDKMKQNTTGMESSVAGRWSKPSKGFKSFSHELGPKGGIQSMHPRAHSYSDLKELLGSLHSRFDAAKEVVNTELGHFSLEVVEILQKNDPLPQNETKIAKGLLILSQECIQMTCLEFRSKCEAIVQDLTGKRQQCQTGLLKWLLTRMLFILTRCTRLLRFVKDSEPVDETSLTKFKECLNRIPSVKMNWVVDGGIADLDNGNILNVNSDGKSKFDAENHSCILPLKNQLGSKVLVHENGTALEREYMANHQTSPSQDCNFEQLHQTDGRSLCEPVNKYTHDSFQEQQQGSDDSNFVMCRICEELVPTIHLEPHSYICAYADKCESKSLDVDERLLKFAELLEQLLESRSSSIHALPEWTENPKLQTTNFATASEGYSPKISEWRMKGVDGMFEDLHEMDTAGIEDSPLTNFLNLKGHLSSKLNHCGPPSSTGSMTSASSTNTPRTVNFDFFWLDHNNLSELEDIQQIFDLSDIARSVASTDISEEGCHEFLIACMQDLQEILQCSKLKALVVDTFGGRIENLLREKYILACDLVGRKNDIRNPEHLNLPPDDTFVNSLKSTPIHSLHRERTSIDDFEIIKPISRGAFGRVFLARKRTTGDLFAIKVLKKLDLLRKNDIERILAERNILITVRNPFVVRFFYSFTSRDYLYLVMEYLNGGDLYSLLRKVGCLEEDVARIYIAELVLALDYLHSLGIVHRDLKPDNILISQDGHIKLTDFGLSKIGLMNSTDDLSGPNMKEVPPSVSNSQLNPDTLDKTQRSAVGTPDYLAPEILLGTEHGSAADWWSVGIILFELITGVPPFTAEHPEIIFDNILNKEIPWPSIPGEMSFEAQDLIDRLLVHDPSQRLGANGASEVKEHRFFKGVDWDNLALQKAAFVPQPDSIDDTSYFVSRYNSDGARDDDDYDDSTSVISEPFSNSSLEKMDECGDLTEFDASPLDLSLMNFSFKNLSQLASINHEMLVQSGKDSSRSASPCKGSRV from the exons ATGGCGGAACCCAGtcgaggcggcggcggcggacaGCTCTCGTCGGAGACCGGGATCCCGAGAGGTTTGAACCGAATTAAAACCAGGCGTTTGGAGCCACAGGACCGCCCCAGTTCGAGAGCTGTCCTGGACTCCAGCCAGTCTCCCAGCTATGGAGCTTCGAGGCCTCATCTGAAGCGGAATCAGAGGGCGGCTGCTGCCAAAACGCGTGTTAGAATTAGTAGTCCTAGAGAAG GATTCTGTAAAGGAAGAAAGATAGCTGGTTGGTTGTCATCATACTTCTTTAAGGAGTCTGATCGGCCTGTAAGAGTTTTTGAAGGATACCGGAAATTGAAGGAAAATGACAAGGAGGGGCTTAGTAGGAATGTGGATAAAATGAAGCAGAATACAACTGGGATGGAATCTTCAGTAGCAGGAAGATGGAGTAAACCATCCAAAGGGTTCAAAAGCTTTTCACACGAACTAGGTCCAAAAGGTGGTATTCAATCTATGCATCCTCGGGCTCACAGCTATAGTGATCTGAAG GAGCTGTTAGGATCATTGCATTCAAGGTTTGATGCCGCAAAAGAAGTAGTGAATACAGAACTGGGTCATTTTTCACTGGAGGTCGTAGAAATCTTACAAAAGAATGATCCCTTACCCCAGAATGAAACAAAAATTGCTAAGGGACTTCTCATTCTTTCTCAAGAATGCATTCAGATGACATGCTTAGAATTTCGCAGCAAGTGTGAAGCAATTGTCCAAGATTTGACTGGCAAAAGACAACAATGTCAGACAGGATTACTGAAATGGCTTCTAACACGCatgctttttattttaacaCGATGTACGAGATTGTTGCGTTTTGTGAAGGATAGTGAACCAGTTGACGAGACATCTCTGACAAAGTTCAAAGAATGTTTAAATAGGATTCCTTCTGTTAAAATGAATTGGGTTGTGGATGGAGGGATTGCTGATTTAGATAATGGTAATATTTTGAATGTCAATTCAGATGGTAAATCCAAATTCGATGCAGAAAACCACTCATGTATTCTCCCTCTGAAAAATCAGCTTGGGTCTAAAGTACTTGTTCATGAGAATGGGACAGCTCTTGAAAGAGAGTATATGGCTAATCATCAAACTTCCCCTTCTCAAGATTGCAATTTTGAACAATTACACCAGACTGATGGCAGAAGTCTTTGTGAACCCGTGAACAAATATACTCATGATTCATTTCAGGAGCAGCAACAGGGTTCAGATGATTCTAATTTTGTTATGTGTAGAATATGTGAGGAACTAGTTCCCACTATTCATTTGGAGCCTCATTCTTATATATGCGCCTATGCAGACAAATGTGAATCAAAGTCTCTAGATGTCGATGAACGTCTTCTGAAATTTGCAGAGTTGCTGGAACAGCTCTTGGAGTCACGTAGTTCAAGCATTCATGCATTGCCTGAATGGACAGAAAATCCCAAGTTGCAGACTACAAATTTTGCTACTGCATCCGAAGGCTATTCACCAAAGATAAGCGAATGGCGAATGAAAGGTGTGGATGGAATGTTTGAGGATCTTCATGAAATGGACACTGCTGGCATAGAAGATTCTCCACTCACAAACTTCCTCAATTTGAAGGGACACTTGAGTTCAAAGCTCAACCATTGTGGTCCACCATCCTCAACTGGGAGCATGACTTCAGCATCCTCCACTAATACCCCTAGGACAGtaaattttgactttttttggCTAGACCATAACAATCTATCAGAGTTAGAGGATATTCAGCAG ATATTTGACCTTTCAGATATCGCCCGGAGTGTGGCAAGCACAGATATCTCAGAAGAAGGATGCCATGAATTTTTAATTGCTTGCATGCAAGACCTACAGGAAATTTTGCAATGTAGTAAGTTAAAAGCTTTAGTAGTGGATACATTTGGAGGAAGAATAGAGAACCTGCTGAG GGAAAAATACATACTTGCTTGTGATCTAGTGGGAAGGAAGAATGACATTAGAAATCCAGAACACCTCAATTTACCACCGGATGATACATTTGTGAATAGTTTGAAGTCAACTCCTATACATTCATTGCACAGAGAACGAACAAGCATTGATGACTTTGAGATTATTAAACCAATTAGCAGAGGTGCTTTTGGCAGAGTCTTTCTCGCCCGAAAGCGGACAACAGGGGATTTATTTGCAATTAAG GTTCTTAAGAAATTGGACTTGTTACGGAAGAATGATATTGAACGTATATTGGCCGAGCGTAACATATTAATTACTGTCCGAAACCCTTTTGTG GTTCGATTTTTCTATTCATTCACCAGTAGAGACTACCTTTATTTGGTTATGGAATATCTTAATGGAGGAGACTTGTATTCACTGCTCAGAAAAGTTGGTTGCCTTGAGGAAGATGTTGCTCGCATTTATATTGCAGAGCTG GTCCTTGCTCTGGATTACCTTCATTCTTTAGGGATAGTTCATCGTGATCTCAAGCCAGACAACATACTAATTTCACAAGATGGGCATATAAAG CTTACAGATTTTGGTTTGTCGAAAATCGGCCTTATGAACAGCACAGATGATTTATCAGGACCTAATATGAAGGAAGTACCACCTTCAGTTTCCAATAGCCAGCTCAATCCAGATACATTAGACAAAACCCAACGGTCAGCTGTTGGCACACCGGACTATTTAGCACCTGAAATCCTTCTTGGAACTGAACATG GCAGTGCAGCAGATTGGTGGTCGGTaggaattattttatttgaactcaTCACCGGTGTTCCACCTTTTACTGCTGAGCACCCAGAG ATAATATTTGACAATATCCTTAACAAGGAAATCCCCTGGCCATCTATTCCTGGCGAGATGTCCTTCGAGGCCCAAGACTTGATTGATAG GCTTCTTGTTCATGATCCAAGTCAGAGACTTGGAGCAAATGGGGCATCAGAG GTGAAAGAACATCGGTTCTTCAAGGGAGTTGATTGGGACAATTTAGCCTTGCAAAAG GCTGCTTTTGTACCGCAACCTGACAGCATAGATGACACTAGCTATTTCGTGTCGCGGTATAATTCAGATGGAGCACGAGATGATGACGATTATGATGATTCCACCTCAGTCATTTCTGAGCCATTCTCTAACTCAAGCCTTGAG aaGATGGATGAATGTGGTGATCTTACTGAGTTTGATGCTTCTCCTCTTGATCTGTCCTTGATGAATTTTTCTTTCAAG AATCTGTCCCAGTTGGCGTCTATCAACCACGAAATGCTCGTGCAAAGTGGAAAGGATTCATCAAGGTCTGCCTCTCCTTGTAAAGGTTCTCGTGTATAA